From Spirochaetaceae bacterium, a single genomic window includes:
- a CDS encoding AAA family ATPase, producing the protein MATIARIYRAILSDALGEHRQMALVAGPRQVGKTTTCRELADVYLDWDNEDHRELILAGPAAVAARAGLDRLADRPIRIVFDELHKYRRWKQFLKGFFDTYEDRVRIMVTGSSRLDVYRRGGDSLMGRYFLYHMHPLSVAELAGRPLSNATHVAPVRLPEAEWQALRVFGGHPEPFVKRSPRFSLRWRELRAQQLLREDIRDMTGVQDIDRLAVLARLLATRSSDQLIHSSLAKQVRVSENTVRSWVATLSSFHYGFLVRPWFRNVAKALRKEPKWFLRDWSGIADAGKRAETFCACHLLKAVEGWTDLGLGSFRLHYLRDTQKREVDFLVVRDEEPWLLVEAKQGAAGLSPHLDHFQRQTRAEHAFQVSMDADYVNTDCFSRTEPVVVPGRTFFAQLL; encoded by the coding sequence GTGGCGACGATTGCCAGAATATATCGCGCGATTCTGAGCGACGCGCTTGGTGAGCATAGGCAGATGGCGCTGGTGGCCGGCCCACGGCAGGTCGGAAAGACCACTACCTGTCGCGAGCTCGCCGACGTCTACCTGGACTGGGACAACGAGGATCACCGCGAGCTGATTCTTGCTGGCCCCGCCGCCGTCGCCGCCCGCGCAGGACTCGACAGACTCGCCGATCGACCGATCAGGATCGTGTTCGACGAACTGCACAAGTACAGGCGATGGAAGCAATTCCTCAAGGGCTTCTTCGACACCTACGAGGATCGCGTCCGCATCATGGTGACAGGCTCGTCGCGGCTGGACGTCTACCGCAGGGGCGGCGACAGCCTGATGGGACGGTACTTCCTCTACCACATGCATCCGTTGAGCGTGGCGGAGTTGGCGGGGCGGCCGCTGTCGAACGCCACGCACGTCGCGCCGGTGCGGCTCCCCGAGGCGGAGTGGCAGGCGCTCCGTGTGTTTGGCGGCCATCCGGAGCCGTTCGTCAAGCGCTCGCCGCGATTCTCGCTTCGGTGGCGCGAGCTGCGTGCACAGCAACTCCTGCGCGAGGATATCCGCGACATGACCGGCGTTCAGGACATAGACCGGCTGGCGGTCCTGGCGCGCCTGTTGGCTACGCGCAGCAGCGATCAGCTCATCCATTCGAGCCTGGCAAAGCAGGTGCGCGTGAGTGAGAACACCGTGCGCAGTTGGGTGGCGACACTCAGCTCATTCCACTACGGATTCCTGGTCAGACCGTGGTTTCGAAACGTAGCCAAGGCGTTGCGCAAGGAGCCGAAATGGTTCTTGCGGGATTGGAGCGGCATTGCTGACGCCGGCAAGCGCGCCGAGACCTTCTGTGCCTGCCATCTCCTGAAGGCGGTCGAGGGCTGGACCGATCTCGGACTAGGGTCGTTCCGGCTGCACTACCTGCGTGATACCCAGAAGCGCGAGGTCGACTTTCTCGTGGTCCGTGACGAAGAGCCCTGGTTGCTGGTGGAGGCCAAGCAGGGCGCTGCCGGGCTGTCACCCCACCTGGATCACTTCCAGAGGCAGACGCGTGCCGAGCACGCGTTCCAGGTGTCGATGGATGCCGACTACGTAAACACCGATTGCTTCTCGCGCACTGAGCCCGTCGTCGTGCCAGGCAGGACCTTCTTCGCGCAGTTGCTCTAG
- a CDS encoding ABC transporter permease, whose amino-acid sequence MSSDLGIPSTASDPKRRTGLADFFIRLWHEKPMGMASGIVVLLLILVAIFADFLAPYPYWEQHVVDRLQGSSAQYLLGTDHLGRDLLSRLIYGARISLLVGLAATAVNVVVAVLIGGISGFVGGKLDLVVQRFVDAWMAFPGLLLLLTVMSIVGRGMPQMIVVLGITGGIVGSRTVRGSVIGVKENVYFQAAAAIGSSNGRTLIRHVLPNIMPIVIITFSISIGGVILSVAALSFLGFGLPLEIPEWGGLLSREGRRYMEQGPWLALWPGLCLTITVYSLNMFGDALRDLLDPRLRGAT is encoded by the coding sequence ATGAGTAGCGACCTGGGGATACCATCAACAGCAAGCGATCCAAAGAGACGTACCGGGTTGGCTGATTTCTTCATCAGGCTGTGGCACGAGAAGCCGATGGGTATGGCCAGCGGGATTGTCGTATTGCTATTGATTCTTGTGGCTATCTTTGCCGATTTCCTGGCTCCTTATCCATATTGGGAACAACACGTAGTAGACAGGCTGCAGGGCTCATCAGCCCAGTATCTCCTGGGGACCGACCACTTGGGGCGAGATCTTTTGAGCCGCCTTATCTACGGAGCTCGCATTTCGTTACTTGTCGGTCTGGCGGCGACCGCTGTCAATGTTGTGGTGGCTGTCCTGATAGGCGGCATTTCGGGATTCGTTGGTGGTAAACTGGACTTGGTGGTGCAGAGATTCGTCGATGCCTGGATGGCTTTCCCGGGACTGCTCCTGTTGTTGACCGTGATGTCCATAGTGGGGCGGGGTATGCCACAGATGATAGTGGTCCTGGGGATAACAGGAGGCATCGTCGGCTCAAGAACAGTCAGAGGCTCGGTTATTGGTGTCAAAGAGAATGTCTATTTTCAGGCAGCGGCGGCGATTGGCAGCTCGAACGGGAGAACACTGATCCGACATGTCCTGCCCAATATCATGCCTATCGTAATCATCACATTCAGCATCAGCATCGGGGGCGTAATCCTGAGTGTGGCCGCTCTGAGCTTCCTCGGATTCGGTCTGCCATTGGAGATTCCTGAGTGGGGCGGGCTGCTGAGCAGGGAAGGGCGCAGATACATGGAACAGGGGCCATGGCTGGCTCTTTGGCCTGGTCTTTGCCTGACTATTACCGTTTACAGTCTCAACATGTTCGGCGACGCCCTGCGCGACCTGCTCGACCCGCGGTTGCGCGGCGCGACCTAG
- a CDS encoding ABC transporter permease, whose translation MRAYIIRRLLLMVPGLLILTVLVFLSVRFIPGDAIDLMTMEYGSGEVDREALERELGLDVPFYVQYGRWMGGIFLHGTLGKSLFGGAFSVEEKILDRLPVTIQLGVLAIAIGLVIALPVGIYSAIRQDTAADYMGRSVAIIGLATPNFWLALMVMLYPAIWWGWSPPMQWVPVTEDPLGNLAVLIIPSLILGTYLSAATMRMTRTMMLEVLRQDYIRTAWSKGLKERVVIIRHAVKNALIPVVTLIGLQMPILVGGSVIMENIFNLPGLGRLMVAALEDRDYPVVSGVNLFFATMVMGINLLIDLMYPVLDPRVRYK comes from the coding sequence ATGAGAGCCTATATCATCAGGCGTTTATTGTTGATGGTCCCTGGCTTGCTTATATTGACCGTACTGGTCTTTCTCTCGGTCCGCTTCATCCCCGGCGATGCAATAGACCTGATGACGATGGAGTACGGGAGCGGCGAGGTAGACCGTGAAGCTCTGGAGCGTGAACTGGGATTGGACGTGCCTTTCTACGTGCAGTATGGACGCTGGATGGGAGGTATTTTCCTGCACGGCACCCTTGGCAAATCACTGTTTGGCGGCGCTTTTTCGGTGGAGGAAAAGATACTGGATAGATTGCCGGTAACCATTCAGCTTGGTGTCCTGGCGATCGCGATCGGGCTGGTGATAGCCCTGCCCGTCGGCATCTACTCCGCGATTCGTCAGGATACGGCCGCCGATTACATGGGGCGCTCGGTTGCCATCATCGGCCTGGCAACGCCTAACTTCTGGCTGGCCCTGATGGTCATGCTCTACCCGGCAATCTGGTGGGGCTGGTCGCCACCGATGCAGTGGGTTCCTGTCACGGAAGACCCGCTGGGGAATCTCGCGGTGCTCATCATTCCCAGCTTGATCCTTGGCACCTACCTCTCTGCAGCCACCATGCGGATGACCCGCACCATGATGCTGGAGGTGCTCAGGCAGGACTATATCAGGACGGCCTGGTCCAAGGGGCTGAAGGAGAGGGTCGTTATTATCAGACACGCCGTCAAGAATGCCCTCATCCCGGTAGTTACCCTGATCGGCCTGCAGATGCCTATCCTGGTAGGCGGCTCCGTTATCATGGAGAACATATTTAACCTGCCGGGGCTGGGTCGCCTCATGGTGGCGGCACTCGAAGACAGAGACTACCCGGTGGTCTCCGGAGTCAACCTGTTTTTCGCCACCATGGTTATGGGGATCAATCTATTGATCGACCTGATGTATCCTGTTTTGGATCCCAGGGTCCGTTATAAATAG
- a CDS encoding ABC transporter substrate-binding protein — MSNLLRIESVAILIGFALTATGLWAAGTEEAPAAAADKKYVTDPSTGEVVVAPEYGGTLTFPTTKEFDIADAWFISGNASSFVSGVLEKLVIGDWAVDRDEWGWRGPNVPPEYLIGQLAESWEQPDDTTYVFNIRKGVHWHDKPPMNGRELTAKDIEYNYHRILGMGSGFTEPSPSLHDMKSVQFESITATDDYTVVFKLKRPHINPLPLITDWWTNYIYPPEVIEQYGDAKDWRNLVGTGPWMLTEWVEASSYNFTKNPDYWGYDEKYPQNRLPYADELKALVMPDETTRLAAIRSGKVDLGISAGTMASSINSIDQVESLQRSNPEIELHKTWTRSNHAFSMNLNNPLFSDIRVRIALQKALDLETIANTFFKGHANWEPRGVVGDSLKGYYVPYEEWPEEIKERYTYDPAAAEALLDEAGFPRGADGMRFKTTSLAWGHNPTGYHELASAYWREIGVAVEIEAMEPAQLAKIASSSMHEDMRSGEMSHHYLAEHLVGRWSGNVWNPAGQFSDPTFDAKLETMRATTDLDEYQRLFRELDMYATEKHWYIWGPESPRFNWNQPWVIGYSGETELGYGQAYQMLARLWIDSELKSAMGQ, encoded by the coding sequence ATGAGTAATTTGCTAAGAATAGAGAGCGTGGCGATCCTGATTGGATTCGCCCTGACCGCAACCGGCCTGTGGGCCGCTGGCACGGAAGAGGCACCGGCAGCCGCCGCCGACAAGAAGTATGTGACGGACCCCAGCACAGGGGAGGTAGTGGTCGCGCCAGAGTACGGCGGGACATTGACCTTCCCCACTACCAAGGAGTTTGACATTGCCGACGCCTGGTTCATCAGTGGCAACGCCAGTTCGTTCGTCTCTGGCGTTTTAGAGAAGCTAGTTATCGGAGACTGGGCAGTAGATAGGGACGAATGGGGCTGGCGAGGTCCAAACGTACCCCCAGAATACTTGATAGGGCAGCTGGCGGAAAGCTGGGAACAGCCTGACGACACAACTTATGTGTTCAATATCCGTAAAGGCGTTCACTGGCATGATAAGCCGCCGATGAACGGGAGGGAGCTAACTGCCAAGGATATCGAATACAACTATCACCGCATATTGGGTATGGGCAGCGGCTTCACCGAACCTAGCCCATCATTACATGATATGAAGTCTGTGCAATTCGAATCGATAACAGCCACAGACGACTATACCGTCGTTTTCAAGCTGAAGCGGCCACACATCAATCCGCTCCCGCTTATCACGGACTGGTGGACCAATTACATATATCCCCCCGAGGTAATCGAGCAATACGGCGACGCCAAGGATTGGAGGAACCTGGTCGGCACCGGGCCCTGGATGCTGACTGAATGGGTCGAGGCCAGTTCCTATAACTTCACCAAGAATCCTGACTACTGGGGCTACGACGAAAAATACCCGCAGAACCGCCTGCCCTATGCTGACGAGTTAAAGGCCCTCGTTATGCCAGACGAAACAACACGTCTGGCAGCAATCCGCTCGGGTAAGGTTGATCTGGGAATTTCGGCGGGCACTATGGCCTCTTCCATCAACTCTATCGACCAGGTAGAGAGCCTCCAGCGGAGCAATCCCGAAATCGAGCTGCACAAGACTTGGACCCGGTCTAATCATGCTTTTAGTATGAACCTGAATAACCCACTCTTTAGCGACATTCGGGTGCGTATAGCGTTGCAGAAGGCGCTGGACCTCGAGACAATTGCCAATACCTTCTTTAAGGGTCATGCAAACTGGGAACCTCGCGGGGTAGTGGGGGATTCTCTCAAAGGGTATTACGTTCCATATGAGGAGTGGCCTGAAGAGATCAAGGAACGCTATACCTATGATCCGGCAGCGGCAGAAGCGTTACTCGATGAGGCCGGATTTCCTCGTGGTGCCGACGGCATGAGATTCAAGACTACCAGCCTTGCCTGGGGGCACAACCCCACAGGCTATCATGAATTGGCCTCTGCATACTGGCGTGAGATTGGCGTTGCTGTAGAGATCGAGGCAATGGAGCCTGCTCAGTTAGCCAAAATAGCGAGCTCCTCAATGCATGAAGATATGCGCAGCGGGGAGATGAGCCATCATTATCTCGCAGAGCACCTTGTGGGTCGCTGGTCCGGCAACGTGTGGAACCCCGCCGGCCAATTCTCGGACCCGACTTTTGACGCCAAGCTTGAGACCATGCGAGCTACTACTGACCTCGACGAGTACCAGAGGCTGTTTAGAGAGCTGGATATGTACGCGACTGAGAAGCACTGGTATATATGGGGGCCCGAGTCCCCACGGTTTAACTGGAATCAGCCGTGGGTCATAGGTTATAGCGGTGAAACCGAGCTGGGTTACGGTCAAGCTTATCAGATGTTGGCCCGCCTCTGGATTGATAGTGAGCTGAAGAGCGCAATGGGTCAATAG
- a CDS encoding DUF5615 family PIN-like protein — MAVKIKIDENLPGTTAEVLRAAGHNVTTAIEEGLGGAGDPRLAAVCQAEGRAIVTLDRGLGDIRAYPPPEYHGIVVLRPRNQDIDTIVALTRRLISLLKTLSLAESLWIVDEQRVRIRR; from the coding sequence GTGGCTGTCAAGATCAAGATCGATGAGAATCTCCCGGGGACCACGGCTGAAGTCTTGCGGGCGGCCGGGCACAACGTCACCACTGCCATTGAGGAAGGTCTCGGCGGCGCTGGGGATCCAAGACTGGCGGCTGTCTGTCAAGCCGAAGGACGCGCGATTGTGACACTTGATCGTGGGCTAGGAGACATCCGGGCGTACCCCCCGCCAGAGTACCACGGCATCGTGGTCCTCCGGCCTCGGAATCAAGACATCGACACGATCGTCGCGCTGACGCGACGCCTGATTTCCTTGCTGAAGACGCTCTCGCTCGCTGAATCGCTGTGGATTGTGGACGAGCAGCGCGTTCGAATCCGGCGTTGA
- a CDS encoding DUF433 domain-containing protein has protein sequence MNWRDYISVDPNVMHGVACIAGTRVPVSVVLDNLAARVPEERLLAEYPPLTPDAIRAALAYAAELAREQTLALHA, from the coding sequence ATGAACTGGCGCGACTACATTTCAGTTGACCCGAATGTGATGCACGGCGTTGCGTGTATCGCAGGTACGCGGGTCCCCGTCTCGGTCGTTCTGGACAATCTGGCTGCTCGGGTGCCAGAGGAGCGCCTTCTTGCGGAGTATCCGCCGCTCACGCCAGACGCGATCAGAGCGGCGCTGGCATACGCGGCGGAGTTGGCCCGCGAGCAGACCCTTGCTCTGCACGCATGA
- a CDS encoding Ldh family oxidoreductase, which yields MHRFTAGHLHSITRRAFRAAGATDAIADEVAGILVGANLAGHDSHGVLRIPEYLRHAERGNLKMDAEPTVLAETATTLLIDGNDGFGHYTARRAMALAIDKARGAAVCCASLVRTGHIGRLGEYAEQAARAGCIGIVTVGWGQTGSGSTTPYGGARGAFGTNPIAFGVPTGDDVPFIVDYATSMVAEGKLRVARSKGEDLPEGYIVDRNGLPSVKPEDFYEGGFLLPFGNHKGYALAMLTCLLGGLSGRFDVEQGTMGGAYLQVIDVAALTPLETYQQGVRAFLDGIRQTPPAPGFDAVLVPGDFEHRSRAWRLAHGVEVPEAIFRQIEACAAKLGVALGEDAVGASDLERYATE from the coding sequence ATGCATCGATTCACGGCCGGTCATCTGCACTCGATCACGCGGCGGGCTTTCCGGGCCGCGGGCGCCACGGACGCCATCGCGGACGAGGTGGCAGGGATCCTGGTCGGCGCCAACCTCGCCGGACACGACTCCCACGGTGTGCTGCGCATTCCGGAGTACCTGCGGCATGCGGAACGCGGCAACCTGAAAATGGATGCCGAACCGACGGTCCTGGCGGAGACCGCCACCACCCTGCTGATCGACGGCAACGACGGCTTCGGCCACTACACGGCGCGCCGTGCCATGGCGCTGGCGATCGACAAGGCGCGCGGCGCGGCGGTGTGCTGCGCGAGCCTGGTGCGGACCGGACACATCGGCCGGTTGGGCGAGTACGCGGAGCAGGCGGCGCGGGCCGGCTGCATCGGCATCGTCACGGTCGGCTGGGGCCAGACCGGCAGCGGCAGCACCACGCCGTACGGCGGCGCGCGCGGCGCATTCGGCACCAATCCGATCGCGTTCGGCGTACCGACCGGGGACGATGTTCCGTTCATCGTCGACTATGCCACCAGCATGGTGGCCGAAGGCAAGCTGCGCGTCGCCCGCAGCAAGGGAGAGGACCTCCCGGAGGGCTACATCGTCGACCGCAACGGTCTCCCGAGCGTCAAGCCGGAGGACTTCTACGAGGGCGGCTTCCTGCTGCCGTTCGGCAATCACAAGGGCTACGCGCTGGCGATGCTGACCTGTCTGCTCGGCGGGTTGTCGGGCCGCTTCGACGTCGAGCAGGGCACCATGGGCGGGGCATACCTGCAGGTGATCGACGTAGCCGCGCTCACGCCCCTGGAGACCTATCAGCAGGGGGTTCGGGCGTTCCTCGACGGCATCAGGCAGACACCGCCGGCGCCCGGCTTCGACGCGGTGCTGGTGCCGGGCGACTTCGAGCATCGCTCCCGCGCATGGCGTCTTGCGCACGGGGTCGAGGTGCCGGAGGCGATCTTCCGGCAGATCGAAGCGTGCGCCGCGAAGCTCGGCGTGGCGCTGGGAGAGGACGCGGTCGGGGCGTCCGACCTGGAACGCTACGCGACCGAGTAG
- the ggt gene encoding gamma-glutamyltransferase, translated as MVASGHSLASQAGVRVMQEGGNAIDAAIAAAAAVGVVEPAMSGVGGDGFILIFDAATGRPYGVNATGPAPARATRERYLERGGIPMHGMLSVSVPGLVDGWLLAQRRFGKLGLAQVLAPAVELCERGFPVSHKLAAALEAEHGPLAADAPAGAVFAPRGRPPRAGEILVQRDLGTTLRRIAEQGRAPFYEGEIARRIGEASRTLGGVLDEDDLAAYRARWDEPIHVDYHGHRVCEMPPNSSGHVLLQALNLVERFDLAGMGCLSTDGIHVMVEAIRLAFADRERYMADPDWIDVPLDRLLGKDYARHRAAAIDLARTTPGVGPGSLPGADQAGDTTCLCAADGAGNAVCLLQSIQTAFGSCVVAGGTGILLNNRMTYWHLEAGHPNVLAPGKRVRHTMNPVIATRAGRPVIVCGTPGADTQVQTNLQLLTGAIHFGMTPQEAVEAPRWRSWQDPMESTLPHTCEDRLDLETRFPPAVRAALESKGHRIHTVGPWGGPGNAQFIGIDPTTGVLQGGSDPRRDGYAAGF; from the coding sequence ATGGTGGCATCCGGTCACTCGCTCGCCTCGCAGGCGGGCGTGCGCGTCATGCAGGAGGGAGGCAACGCGATCGATGCGGCGATTGCGGCGGCGGCGGCGGTGGGCGTGGTGGAGCCGGCGATGTCGGGCGTCGGCGGCGACGGCTTCATCCTGATCTTCGACGCCGCGACGGGACGGCCGTACGGGGTCAACGCCACCGGCCCGGCGCCGGCACGCGCGACGCGGGAGCGCTACCTGGAGCGCGGCGGCATTCCGATGCACGGCATGCTGAGCGTGTCGGTGCCGGGCCTGGTCGACGGCTGGCTGCTGGCGCAGCGCCGGTTCGGCAAGCTGGGCCTGGCCCAGGTGCTCGCTCCCGCGGTCGAGCTGTGCGAGCGCGGCTTCCCGGTGAGCCACAAGCTGGCCGCCGCCCTGGAGGCCGAGCACGGGCCACTGGCGGCGGACGCCCCGGCCGGAGCGGTGTTCGCGCCGCGCGGGCGTCCGCCGCGCGCGGGCGAGATCCTGGTGCAGCGCGACCTGGGCACCACGCTGCGCCGAATCGCCGAGCAGGGTCGCGCGCCGTTCTACGAGGGCGAGATCGCGCGCCGCATCGGGGAAGCCAGCCGCACGCTCGGCGGCGTGCTGGACGAGGACGACCTGGCCGCCTACCGCGCCCGCTGGGACGAGCCGATCCACGTGGACTACCACGGCCACCGGGTGTGCGAGATGCCGCCCAACTCGAGCGGCCACGTGCTGCTGCAGGCGCTCAACCTGGTGGAACGGTTCGACCTCGCCGGCATGGGCTGCCTGTCGACCGACGGCATTCACGTCATGGTGGAAGCGATCCGGCTCGCCTTTGCCGACCGCGAACGCTATATGGCCGATCCCGACTGGATCGACGTGCCGCTCGACCGCCTGCTGGGCAAGGACTACGCCCGGCACCGGGCCGCCGCGATTGACTTGGCGCGCACCACTCCCGGCGTCGGCCCCGGCTCACTGCCCGGCGCGGACCAGGCCGGCGACACCACGTGCCTGTGTGCGGCCGACGGCGCCGGCAACGCGGTGTGCCTGCTGCAGAGCATCCAGACCGCGTTCGGCTCCTGCGTGGTCGCCGGCGGCACCGGCATCCTGCTCAACAACCGCATGACCTACTGGCACCTCGAGGCGGGGCATCCGAACGTGCTGGCGCCCGGTAAGCGGGTGCGCCACACCATGAACCCGGTCATCGCCACGCGCGCCGGCCGCCCGGTGATCGTGTGCGGCACGCCGGGCGCGGACACGCAGGTGCAGACCAACCTGCAACTGCTCACCGGCGCCATCCACTTCGGCATGACCCCGCAGGAGGCGGTCGAGGCACCGCGCTGGCGGAGCTGGCAAGACCCGATGGAGTCCACCCTCCCCCACACCTGCGAGGACCGGCTGGACCTGGAAACCCGCTTCCCGCCGGCGGTGCGGGCAGCCCTGGAGAGCAAGGGCCACCGTATCCATACCGTCGGCCCCTGGGGCGGCCCCGGCAACGCCCAGTTCATCGGCATCGATCCCACCACCGGCGTGCTGCAAGGCGGCTCCGACCCGCGCCGCGACGGCTACGCTGCCGGCTTCTGA
- a CDS encoding amidohydrolase yields MHSKQDVIAWLDRNRRRFTDMADTLWANPEVAWEEFASSKLQADFLAAEGFAVTWDLGGITTAFCAEAGSGGPIIGYLGEYDALAGLSQKRQPTQEPVVEGGPGHGCGHNLLGTGGLAAAVAVARWLQATGTAGTVRYYGCPAEEQISGKAFMARTGSFDDLDAAFNFHPSNVNAPSKGTCVGVNDLVFRFHGRTAHAGGAPHEGRSALDAVELMNVGVNYLREHVTDKVRIHYVITDGGKLPNVVPDTAEVWYFVRALERAEIEEVSERVRNCARGAALMTDTTVEMRVRGACSRVLNNAHLADLQYEAMQLVGPIEFTAEEKAYAAQVNAAFRARGADEMFAGWQTPAEEQPRLQRLAHEPLIGDNFPAWDADWVGTGSTDVGDVSWITPLSMLRTACWATQAPGHSWGIVATGATSIGHKGMMHSAKVMAVAALDLYLDPEHLRNAQAELAAAANGTPYVCPIPADVDPPTCPHPLR; encoded by the coding sequence ATGCACAGCAAACAGGACGTCATCGCGTGGCTGGACCGGAACCGGCGGCGGTTCACGGACATGGCCGATACACTGTGGGCCAACCCGGAGGTGGCCTGGGAGGAGTTCGCCTCCTCCAAGCTGCAGGCGGACTTCCTGGCCGCCGAGGGGTTTGCCGTCACCTGGGACCTGGGCGGCATCACCACCGCGTTCTGCGCCGAGGCCGGCTCCGGCGGCCCGATCATCGGCTATCTGGGCGAGTACGATGCCCTGGCCGGGCTGTCACAGAAGCGCCAGCCGACCCAGGAGCCGGTGGTGGAGGGCGGCCCCGGCCACGGCTGCGGGCACAACCTGCTCGGCACTGGCGGCCTGGCCGCGGCGGTGGCCGTGGCCCGATGGCTGCAGGCCACCGGCACCGCCGGCACCGTGCGCTACTACGGCTGCCCGGCCGAGGAGCAGATCAGCGGCAAGGCGTTCATGGCGCGCACCGGCTCGTTCGACGACCTGGATGCCGCGTTCAACTTTCACCCGTCCAATGTCAACGCTCCGTCCAAGGGTACCTGCGTCGGCGTCAACGACCTGGTGTTCCGCTTCCACGGCCGCACCGCCCACGCCGGCGGCGCGCCGCACGAGGGGCGCTCGGCGCTGGACGCGGTGGAACTGATGAACGTCGGCGTCAACTACCTGCGCGAGCACGTCACCGACAAGGTGCGCATCCACTACGTGATCACCGACGGCGGCAAGCTGCCCAACGTGGTTCCCGACACCGCCGAGGTGTGGTACTTCGTGCGCGCCCTGGAACGGGCCGAGATCGAGGAGGTGTCCGAGCGGGTCCGCAACTGCGCCCGCGGCGCGGCGCTGATGACCGACACCACCGTGGAGATGCGGGTGCGCGGCGCCTGCTCGCGGGTGCTCAACAACGCTCACCTGGCGGATCTGCAGTACGAGGCGATGCAACTGGTCGGTCCGATCGAGTTCACCGCCGAGGAGAAGGCGTACGCGGCGCAGGTCAACGCGGCGTTCCGCGCGCGGGGCGCCGACGAGATGTTCGCCGGCTGGCAGACGCCGGCGGAGGAACAGCCGCGGCTGCAGCGACTGGCGCACGAACCGCTGATCGGCGACAACTTCCCGGCGTGGGACGCGGACTGGGTCGGCACCGGCTCCACCGACGTGGGCGACGTGAGCTGGATCACGCCGTTGAGCATGCTGCGCACCGCCTGCTGGGCCACCCAAGCCCCCGGCCACAGTTGGGGCATCGTCGCCACCGGGGCTACCTCAATCGGTCACAAGGGAATGATGCACTCCGCCAAGGTGATGGCCGTCGCGGCGCTGGACCTGTACCTGGATCCCGAGCACCTGCGCAACGCGCAGGCCGAGTTGGCGGCGGCCGCCAACGGAACCCCCTACGTGTGTCCGATTCCGGCCGACGTCGATCCACCCACCTGCCCGCACCCCCTGCGCTGA
- a CDS encoding ABC transporter permease produces the protein MADFFVRLATQKPLGMASGVVILLLIVVAIFGGKLAPYPYKEMHLADRLLGPSSQYLLGTDQTGRDVLSRVIFGARISILVGLTVTTLSVIISTLVGGISGFVGGKLDLIVQRFVDSWMAFPGLLLMLTIISLVGKGLVQIILILGISGGIAGARVIRSAVIGIKESIYFEVAEAVGSSRWRSFMRHVLPNITPVIIISFSTSVGGVIMALASLGYLGFGLPPAIPDWGGMLSREGRKYMEQAPWLALWPGLCLTVTIYSLNMFGDAVRDLLDPRLRGRGIRPGGADR, from the coding sequence GTGGCTGATTTCTTTGTCCGGCTGGCCACCCAGAAGCCACTGGGCATGGCCAGCGGAGTTGTCATATTGCTATTGATCGTGGTGGCGATATTCGGCGGTAAATTGGCCCCGTATCCATACAAGGAAATGCACCTGGCAGACAGGCTCTTGGGCCCATCATCGCAATATCTTCTGGGTACCGACCAGACCGGGAGAGACGTTCTCAGCCGCGTCATATTCGGGGCTCGTATTTCCATACTTGTCGGTCTGACAGTGACCACTCTCAGCGTAATCATCAGTACCCTGGTAGGCGGCATTTCCGGATTCGTGGGTGGCAAACTGGATCTGATCGTGCAGAGGTTTGTCGATTCCTGGATGGCGTTTCCGGGATTGCTGCTCATGTTGACGATAATCTCCTTGGTGGGGAAGGGTCTCGTGCAGATAATCCTGATCCTGGGGATATCGGGAGGCATAGCTGGCGCACGCGTAATCAGAAGTGCGGTGATCGGTATCAAGGAGAGTATCTACTTCGAGGTTGCGGAGGCGGTTGGTTCGTCGCGATGGCGATCGTTCATGCGCCACGTCCTGCCCAATATCACACCCGTCATAATCATTTCATTCAGCACCAGTGTCGGCGGCGTAATCATGGCCTTGGCTTCTCTGGGCTACCTGGGATTCGGTTTGCCGCCCGCCATTCCCGACTGGGGAGGCATGCTCAGCCGGGAAGGGCGCAAGTACATGGAACAGGCGCCGTGGCTGGCTCTCTGGCCAGGTCTTTGCCTAACCGTTACCATCTACAGCCTGAACATGTTCGGCGACGCCGTGCGCGACCTGCTGGACCCGCGGCTCAGGGGACGTGGAATTCGGCCCGGCGGCGCCGATAGGTAG